One genomic region from Anaerobacillus sp. CMMVII encodes:
- a CDS encoding nucleoside-diphosphate sugar epimerase/dehydratase, producing MTYRQRLSLFVFIDSSIVLTAIFLSWYLVSAHFAEITTAMVASSVLLLLSHNFFALLFKLYKKAWEYASIGELFIIFKIVTYSILTTAFFQQFLLQETYFKALTITWMLHILLIGGSRFFWRIFRDTYLIKTNKKKRTLIIGAGAAGTMVARQLLKSHDGELLPVAFIDDDNKKQRLDIFGVPVVGGAENIETAVNELNIENIIIAIPSLCKKELNIIFQACAKTKAKTQILPMLEDLVTGKVSVNQFRDVQVEDLLGRELVQLDIEKISGYVTNKVVLVTGAGGSIGSEISRQVANFHPKQLVLLGHGENSIYSIEMELKASYAHTSIEFVTEIADIQDENKMLTIMKRYRPDVVYHAAAHKHVPLMERNPEEAVKNNLIGTMNVAQAASASNVNTFVMISTDKAVNPTSVMGSTKRLAEMVIQNMDKKSKTKFVAVRFGNVLGSRGSVIPLFKKQIEKGGPVTVTHPEMVRYFMTIPEASRLVIQAGALARGGEIFVLDMGEPVKIVDLAENLIKLSGNSLEEIGIEFTGTRPGEKLYEELLKADEIQDSQVYPKIYIGKTAELYMKEIEDIITTFQELDRETLRVRLLNVANNKVKMQPLMTIPS from the coding sequence ATGACCTATCGACAGAGATTGTCATTATTTGTTTTCATCGACTCGAGCATTGTGTTGACAGCGATATTTTTGAGTTGGTACTTAGTTAGTGCTCATTTTGCGGAAATCACAACAGCAATGGTTGCTAGCTCGGTACTTCTTTTACTTAGTCATAATTTCTTTGCCCTGCTTTTCAAGTTATACAAAAAAGCTTGGGAGTACGCGAGTATCGGGGAGTTATTTATCATTTTTAAAATCGTTACATATTCCATTTTAACCACAGCATTTTTTCAACAGTTCCTGTTGCAAGAAACATACTTCAAAGCGCTAACGATCACGTGGATGCTTCATATCCTATTAATTGGTGGATCACGTTTTTTTTGGCGAATATTCCGTGATACGTACTTAATCAAAACAAATAAAAAGAAACGAACATTAATCATTGGAGCTGGGGCAGCAGGAACAATGGTAGCAAGACAGCTGTTAAAAAGTCATGATGGTGAGCTGTTACCAGTTGCTTTTATTGACGACGATAACAAAAAACAACGATTAGACATCTTCGGGGTCCCTGTGGTTGGTGGCGCAGAGAATATTGAAACGGCAGTAAATGAATTAAACATTGAAAATATTATTATTGCCATTCCTTCCCTTTGTAAAAAAGAGTTAAATATCATTTTTCAAGCCTGTGCAAAAACAAAGGCAAAAACCCAAATCCTTCCGATGTTAGAGGATCTCGTTACTGGGAAGGTATCAGTAAACCAATTCAGGGATGTTCAAGTGGAGGATTTGCTTGGTCGAGAATTGGTCCAGCTTGATATTGAGAAAATTTCAGGTTACGTGACAAACAAAGTTGTTTTGGTTACAGGGGCAGGAGGTTCGATTGGATCAGAGATTTCAAGGCAAGTTGCAAACTTCCATCCGAAACAATTAGTGTTATTAGGGCACGGTGAGAATAGTATTTATTCGATAGAAATGGAACTAAAAGCGTCGTATGCCCATACCTCAATAGAATTTGTTACAGAAATTGCTGATATCCAAGACGAGAACAAGATGCTTACGATCATGAAAAGATATCGTCCTGATGTTGTTTACCATGCAGCTGCTCATAAACATGTACCATTAATGGAACGAAATCCAGAAGAAGCAGTGAAGAATAATTTAATCGGAACGATGAATGTGGCACAAGCAGCTAGCGCCTCAAATGTTAATACGTTTGTGATGATCTCAACCGATAAAGCAGTCAACCCAACAAGTGTAATGGGGTCAACGAAACGATTGGCAGAAATGGTCATTCAAAACATGGATAAGAAAAGTAAGACGAAGTTTGTTGCCGTACGGTTTGGGAACGTCCTTGGGAGTCGTGGTAGCGTTATTCCTTTATTCAAAAAACAGATTGAAAAGGGTGGCCCTGTAACGGTCACACATCCAGAGATGGTTCGTTATTTCATGACAATCCCTGAAGCATCAAGACTCGTTATTCAAGCTGGTGCCTTAGCTAGAGGTGGAGAAATCTTTGTTCTGGATATGGGAGAACCAGTGAAGATTGTTGATTTAGCGGAAAATTTAATCAAACTGTCAGGCAATTCTTTAGAAGAGATAGGCATAGAGTTTACGGGGACACGGCCAGGTGAAAAGCTCTATGAGGAACTCTTAAAAGCCGACGAAATTCAAGACTCTCAAGTCTACCCTAAGATTTACATAGGCAAAACAGCAGAGTTATATATGAAAGAGATTGAAGATATAATAACGACCTTTCAGGAACTTGACCGTGAAACCTTACGAGTACGATTATTAAATGTAGCTAATAACAAGGTTAAGATGCAACCGTTAATGACGATACCAAGCTAA
- a CDS encoding CpsD/CapB family tyrosine-protein kinase, which produces MILKKLINFTKKTKKRNLVTYSNPESIITEEYRTIRTNIQLSIEEHKYKTVLVTSPTNGEGKSTTIANLGVTLAQQKTKVLLIDANLRNPRLHSIFKLDNTWGLSSILTSSDWLDEAIKKTKFGNLDIVTSGPIPEDPAELLSSKAYKRFLFTASQVYDVILIDSPPVLEVTDTRLIANQCDSVVLVLRHGKSKVEKAIEAKKVLGFAKATLIGAIINEK; this is translated from the coding sequence TTGATCTTAAAAAAACTTATTAACTTTACGAAAAAGACAAAAAAAAGAAATCTCGTTACGTACTCCAATCCTGAATCGATCATTACCGAGGAATATCGGACGATCAGAACCAATATCCAATTATCAATCGAAGAACATAAGTATAAAACAGTGCTTGTTACGTCACCAACAAATGGTGAAGGGAAGTCAACAACAATTGCCAATCTAGGGGTAACGCTCGCCCAGCAAAAAACGAAAGTGTTGCTCATAGATGCTAACCTTCGAAACCCAAGGCTCCATTCTATTTTTAAATTAGACAACACTTGGGGCCTTTCCTCGATCCTTACTAGTAGCGATTGGTTAGATGAGGCGATTAAAAAAACAAAATTCGGTAACTTAGACATTGTAACGAGTGGTCCAATACCGGAGGATCCCGCTGAATTATTAAGTTCAAAAGCCTATAAACGTTTTTTGTTTACTGCATCACAAGTATACGATGTAATCTTGATTGACTCTCCGCCAGTACTAGAAGTGACAGATACGAGATTAATTGCCAACCAATGTGATAGTGTCGTACTCGTTTTACGTCATGGCAAGAGTAAGGTTGAAAAAGCCATCGAAGCAAAAAAAGTATTGGGCTTTGCAAAGGCAACATTAATTGGTGCGATTATTAATGAAAAATAG
- a CDS encoding YveK family protein, giving the protein MAKEINIREIFLIIKRRFWIIVILTVLATVAGYFQNSSSSVTLLYQSSSRIIVGANSDYMKTLIVIMRDPVIMEKVANELNLSRSADALARQLNVDSINSSQVVRITVTDTDPEIAADIANTTATIFKNEIGNIVNFNDVSYLSEAQPSYYPINGGNSSNRSVYIAGGLGFVLAIGFVFLLHSLDDSITSRRDIEDVIGLTVLGKVSKMNKRNLKKKKQKQKEPDIEYRGEMLDLKKTY; this is encoded by the coding sequence ATGGCGAAGGAAATTAATATAAGAGAAATATTTTTGATCATCAAAAGGCGGTTCTGGATCATAGTGATACTAACCGTTCTCGCTACAGTAGCAGGCTATTTTCAAAACTCGTCAAGCAGTGTAACGTTACTCTATCAATCTTCTAGTCGAATTATCGTAGGCGCTAATTCAGACTATATGAAAACATTAATTGTCATTATGAGAGATCCTGTGATCATGGAAAAGGTCGCAAACGAGTTGAACTTAAGTAGATCTGCAGACGCATTAGCAAGGCAATTAAATGTTGATAGTATTAATAGCTCGCAGGTCGTAAGAATTACGGTTACTGATACAGATCCAGAGATTGCGGCTGATATTGCAAATACGACAGCAACTATTTTCAAAAATGAAATCGGAAATATTGTCAATTTTAATGATGTAAGCTATTTATCTGAAGCACAACCAAGCTATTACCCAATCAATGGTGGGAATAGTAGCAATAGATCCGTCTATATTGCAGGGGGCTTGGGCTTTGTTCTAGCGATCGGGTTTGTTTTTTTACTTCATTCCCTTGACGATTCAATTACTTCTAGACGAGATATTGAGGATGTAATAGGACTTACTGTTTTAGGGAAGGTTTCGAAAATGAACAAACGAAATCTTAAAAAGAAGAAGCAAAAGCAAAAGGAACCTGACATAGAATATCGAGGTGAGATGCTTGATCTTAAAAAAACTTATTAA
- a CDS encoding helix-turn-helix domain-containing protein: MKHIGERIKNLRIEHGMTLKELGTAIEFNYSNLSKIERGSRKPAIEVLENLSSYFQIDISYFFTGQKNLQNEEKQLKRLSKEMKEKNISLEELRELMNEFEAMKLGRSSME, translated from the coding sequence TTGAAGCATATTGGAGAAAGAATTAAAAACCTGCGAATTGAACATGGAATGACGTTAAAGGAGTTAGGAACGGCCATTGAATTTAACTACAGTAATTTATCAAAAATAGAACGTGGAAGTCGTAAGCCAGCGATTGAAGTTTTAGAAAATTTATCGAGTTATTTTCAAATTGATATTTCCTATTTTTTTACTGGTCAAAAAAACTTACAAAATGAAGAGAAACAGTTAAAAAGATTATCGAAAGAAATGAAAGAGAAGAATATTAGTTTAGAAGAATTAAGAGAGTTAATGAATGAATTTGAAGCGATGAAATTAGGACGAAGTAGTATGGAGTAA
- a CDS encoding glycosyltransferase family 4 protein, translating to MPKKILFCATVDYHFQAFHLPIMKWFKEQGWEVHVAAKGEIQLPYTDVKYDIAIERSPFKLKNVKGYYELRTIMNENHYEIIHCHTPLGGVLARLAARKARKKGTKVIYTAHGFHFHTGAPLLNWILYYPIEKQLSKYTDCLITINKEDYQLARNRKFRAEKIVQVHGVGVDTERFKPLSESEKNKLKQSFRYRPDDCLFFYAAEFNKNKNQQLLIHSLALIQTYVPNAKLLLAGEGALQDQCRNLAKTLGIEYMIDFLGFRKDIEKLVPMCDVAVGSSYREGLPVNIMEAMACGLPIVASINRGHNELVQDQVNGYLVTPTDYGKFARSLLKLYQSKELREQMGVASRNLVKTFSLPEINAELSAIYTPYMLEEQDEAKSKYHRAYL from the coding sequence ATGCCTAAAAAAATCTTGTTTTGTGCAACCGTCGATTACCATTTTCAAGCCTTCCACTTACCTATTATGAAATGGTTTAAAGAACAGGGTTGGGAGGTTCACGTGGCAGCGAAAGGAGAAATTCAATTACCTTATACTGATGTTAAATACGATATCGCAATTGAAAGATCTCCATTTAAACTGAAAAACGTGAAGGGCTATTACGAGTTGAGAACCATTATGAATGAAAATCACTATGAAATTATTCATTGCCATACGCCATTAGGTGGAGTGCTGGCTCGCCTTGCAGCACGTAAAGCAAGAAAAAAGGGAACGAAAGTGATCTATACGGCACATGGCTTTCACTTTCATACAGGAGCACCACTTCTAAACTGGATTCTCTATTATCCAATTGAAAAACAGCTGTCGAAATATACAGACTGTTTAATTACGATAAACAAAGAGGATTATCAGCTAGCTAGAAATCGGAAGTTTAGGGCAGAAAAGATTGTGCAAGTTCACGGGGTTGGAGTTGATACAGAGCGCTTTAAGCCGCTTAGTGAATCGGAAAAAAATAAGCTGAAACAATCATTTAGATATCGTCCGGATGATTGTTTATTTTTTTACGCAGCGGAATTTAACAAAAATAAAAATCAGCAACTGCTGATACATTCGCTTGCCTTAATCCAAACCTATGTACCGAATGCGAAACTATTGTTAGCTGGTGAAGGGGCATTGCAGGATCAATGCCGAAACTTGGCTAAGACACTTGGGATTGAATATATGATCGACTTTCTAGGTTTTCGTAAGGATATTGAAAAGCTCGTACCAATGTGCGATGTTGCAGTAGGTTCAAGCTATCGCGAAGGACTTCCGGTAAACATTATGGAAGCAATGGCCTGTGGCTTACCGATTGTCGCCAGCATCAACCGGGGACACAATGAATTGGTTCAGGATCAAGTCAATGGCTATTTAGTCACACCGACCGATTACGGGAAATTTGCAAGAAGTTTATTAAAGCTCTACCAATCGAAAGAATTACGAGAGCAAATGGGAGTGGCGAGTCGAAATCTCGTTAAGACATTTTCATTACCAGAGATCAATGCCGAGTTAAGCGCCATCTATACACCCTATATGTTGGAGGAACAGGATGAAGCCAAAAGTAAGTATCATCGTGCCTATTTATAA
- the galU gene encoding UTP--glucose-1-phosphate uridylyltransferase GalU has translation MKVRKAIIPAAGLGTRFLPATKAMPKEMLPIVDKPTIQYIVEEAIESGIEDIIIVTGKGKRAIEDHFDHSFELEQNLLQKGKYELLDEVQKSSKLVDIHYIRQKEAKGLGHAIWCARKFIGNEPFAVLLGDDIVSAEKPCLQQMMEQYERYNASIIGVQNVKDEEVSRYGIVDATKIGERFYTVNDLVEKPKQEEAPSNLAILGRYILSPKIFEILNNQSPGAGGEIQLTDAISGLNQYEAVYAYDFEGIRYDVGEKMGFIQTTIEFALQREDLKHDLLNYLTKVVEKELIK, from the coding sequence ATGAAAGTAAGAAAAGCGATTATTCCAGCGGCTGGACTCGGAACAAGATTTCTGCCAGCCACAAAGGCGATGCCAAAAGAAATGTTACCGATTGTCGATAAACCAACGATTCAATACATTGTTGAGGAAGCGATTGAGTCAGGAATTGAAGATATTATTATTGTCACCGGTAAAGGCAAGAGAGCGATTGAAGATCATTTTGATCATTCCTTTGAACTAGAGCAAAATCTACTTCAAAAAGGAAAATACGAATTACTAGACGAGGTTCAAAAGTCTTCGAAACTCGTAGACATTCATTATATTCGCCAAAAAGAAGCGAAAGGATTAGGTCATGCGATTTGGTGTGCACGTAAATTTATTGGTAACGAACCGTTTGCGGTTCTTTTAGGTGATGATATTGTAAGCGCCGAAAAGCCTTGCTTACAGCAGATGATGGAACAATATGAACGATATAATGCTTCTATTATTGGAGTTCAAAATGTCAAAGATGAAGAAGTTTCACGCTATGGAATTGTGGACGCTACGAAGATCGGTGAACGTTTCTATACGGTTAATGACTTAGTTGAAAAACCAAAGCAGGAGGAAGCACCTTCTAATCTAGCCATTTTAGGTCGTTACATCCTTAGCCCGAAAATATTCGAAATATTGAATAATCAAAGTCCAGGCGCGGGTGGCGAAATTCAATTAACCGATGCTATTAGTGGCTTAAATCAGTATGAAGCGGTCTACGCCTATGATTTTGAAGGGATTCGTTACGATGTTGGTGAAAAAATGGGTTTTATCCAGACAACGATCGAATTTGCCTTACAGCGAGAAGACCTAAAGCATGATTTACTGAACTACTTAACAAAAGTTGTCGAAAAGGAACTTATTAAATAA
- a CDS encoding glycosyltransferase, protein MKPKVSIIVPIYNVENYLERCFDSLLAQTLSDIEIIAINDGSTDNS, encoded by the coding sequence ATGAAGCCAAAAGTAAGTATCATCGTGCCTATTTATAATGTAGAAAACTATCTGGAAAGATGTTTCGATAGTTTACTAGCTCAAACTTTATCTGACATTGAAATTATTGCGATTAACGATGGATCTACTGATAATAGTTAG